TGAAACAGAGTTTTCATCCCAAGGGCAATCTTCGCGATAGCTTCCTCTGGCGCTACGGCAATAAACATGACAAAGGAAGCTTTATCATTAAACAAAATTTTCCCTTCATGAAACCCATGGTGACCTTTTCCGGAGACATTTCTTAATAGCGTAAAACCTGATATGTTTGCTTTTTCCATCATGGCTGCGACCATATTTTCATTGTCGCCGGAAACGATTACTTCAATCTTTTTCATCGGATGCAAAGTGATATTCATCTCCTTTTTTTCTGATACTTTGATTATATTCATCAGAAAACTCCTTTCACTGAATTAAAGTCCATGTATTGGTTTTCTCCAGCCTGTAAAACAAGTGATTTCTGGGATCAATCACCACTAAATGAACCCATTCATTAAAAAACAAGGTTTTTAAGACGTCTTGTTTTTCAATTAATGCACTGACGATTTCGCGAGGCGCATAGGCTATAGTCAACAGGCGTTGTGGCTCATGAAAGGGGGTGTCGTCATTGCTCATTACGGATTGCAGTGGTAATCCATGCATCAAATCACTGCCATTTCCTTGCATGACTCCTATTTTCCCTGTGACATTATGGGTAATTTTGCTGCCACTGCCATAAGCGACGTTATCGATGGTTGAAAATAAATATTGCGTATTAATCCATTGGGCAACTACCATGGGGGCGGTTAAGATGGTTTCAAGCAAGGCACCCTCTTTATCCTGGCTCCAGTCATAAGAATGCAAGAAGCAACGACCTTCCAGATTAATGTTCTTTGTCAATTGACGAGGAGCTATGATGAATGCGGCATTGCGAGCAAGGCCCCATTCCGGCCGAGTTTCTGACCAATCCGCGCTTCGGCGTGCAATATCTTTCTGGGCAGGGGCTGTAGCCTTTAATTGGTTGATCCGTTCCAAATTATTATTGTGCTGAGCTGCCTTTAAGTCCATTCTGAGCTGCTTCAGGATGTCTTGATGTATGAGTTGACTAACATTGGAATAATAAATTTCAACTTCATCAGTTGTTGTGTCATGTTGAGCACCATAAAACACTGTATCTTGAGGGATATTGATTCCGTTTTCGGCTAATGCTCTTCTTACTGCTGTTTTATTAAGAATGGAAGCCAGTAATTGCGCATTTTTCCCGCCTTGATTTCCACCGCAGGCACCGCAATCGAGAGCTGAAGCATAGGGATTATTTTGAGTAGAGCTGCCATGACCACAGAATATAATCAGTTTAGCGAAATTATCAGTAAGCCCCATTAGTCTCAGTGTCATTTCGGCATAGGCAGTTTGTTCTTTAAGTGAGATCCCCACCTCTTGGTCAAATAAATCCAATTCAAATACTGGCTGTGTTTGAATGGGAGGGCATATTAATTCATCAAAGTCTTTGTATAGACGTCTGGCGAAAAGAGGGATACATGATTTGAGGAGCATAGTAATTCCACACCAAATTCCTAAAGATTCCACTAAGGTAAATGGTGTTGAAAAATTATATTTTAATTGTTGATAGACTCGACTTATGTGTTTTTTAAACGCTTTGCCTTTCTTGTGATGCTCTATGCAATGCTCATTTGCAGCAACGGGTTTTTCATAAATACTGAAACGTGGTTTTAACAGGACAGGACAAGAATCTTTTTTCTTCTCATTGTCATAATCGGTGATGCTAACAGGCAAACCAAAGAACCCTGCAAATCCCAAAGTCTCATAATCACCTAGTTTTTCTATAGAACGTCGAAACGGTTCTGAACGGACATCAATACAAAAGACCATTTGCGCATCGGGTCTTTTAGGTTTTAGATGAATTTGGTTTAATTCAGGCAAAAGCTTGTTTAAAAGCAATTGCCTGTACACGTCTTCTTTGTTTTTTATTTTTTCAATAATCTTTTTAGCATCGGGATTATTTTTTTCTTTTTTTTTTTCTTCTTGAGCAGCCTCTGGCCACAATAGGCATGTCAACACAAGTCTTACCGCAAGAAAATCGACAAGACTTACTGGATTTTCTTCTTTACCTGTGCGATTTTTCCACTCGCTTATCCATTTAATATACCCAGCCCATCCAGGCAAGTGAGACAAAGTAGTTTGGAGAAACTTTTCTTGTTCTTTAATTAATATCCCAAGTTTGTCAAGGCAAAGCCGAATTGCTTGTTCAGGCATTTCTGGCAAATTTGCTAACCAGGCTTTTGTTGATTTATTGTTTTGATGCAGTGTGCTGTCAAAGGGGGCTAGCTTTAAAAAGCCAAAATATAAACCCTTATCACGATGAGGCATTTCGATAGTACCTTGTCCAATGTCCAGAAAGCTCCCACACCATTTGATCATGTGCCAATTGACTCTTTCCAGTTTTTCATTGAACGGTACGCCTTTTTTTGCGGTCTGGTTTTGCAGCACCGCCTCTTCAAAGGACAAGGATTCAAAACCATGTAATGGATTGCAGGCTATAAATTTTTCCAGAGGCCATACCGGTGTAATTTGTTTGGCAACATTGTTCACCATGGCCCGTATGGCCACTTCATCATTATCTAGTTTGTAGTTGGAATGCTTCGTCTTAATATCGTTCTTGATCTTCGGGTTTATTGCTGTAAGGTTATTCATGTTGACTCCTTTTCTTAATAGTAGTAAGTGCTGCGATTGGTTGTAATGGTTTTGGAATGGGGAGCACTTGCATTGAACATTTGCACGTAAAACCAATCCCAAATTTTTGTTTCTTGTATTTTTTTGAATACTCCTAGGTTGAATACAATCCAGATAATAAAGAAAATGATCAGCGTTAAGCCTTGTGGTGCATTTAATTGGTAATCAGGAAGGTTCTTGAAAGCAGGTAAAACGGATTCAACAAGATGTATACTTGCGCCGTAAAAAATTCCAATTGTAAAAACCAACATGAGGGTCATAACTACTTTTTTAAGTTGCTGTTCTTGCGCAATCAAGCTTAGGGTGAGCTGAGTTCCAGTGATGAATGCAAACCCTAAAAGAAAGCTAGTAGTCTGCAGGGATAGGATAGGCTTCCCAGTAATTAGGGCAAAACCATAGGCTCCAACAATCCCGCCAACGATGGCAATCACTAAGGCTTTCCATTTTTTAGGGCGCGATATGAGTTGATATTTGTTTTGTTGAATAACAGAACCTGAGTTGAGAAAAAGATAGGATTTAAACAAGCCGTGCCAGCATAGATGGGCGATAGCGGCCGGGAAAAGACCTAGCCCACATTGCATCATCATAAAGCCCATTTGTGCCATGGTGGAACAAGCAAGCATGCTTTTGATATTCCATTGCAATAACTTCCAGACGCTGCCTAAGAATGCGGTTACCGCACCGAAAATAAATAATATGGCTAATAAATTATCGTATGTCACAAACAGGGGAGCGAATTTCACGACCAGAAATCCACCTCCATTGACTAAACCGGCATGCATCAAAGCGGATACTGGCGTTGGCGAATTTAAAGAGCTCATTAACCAGCGGTGAAAGGGCCAGATGGCTGATTGGGCCATCGCTGCCAGGACAATAAATCCAAGCGCAATCGCAACAGCGACAGACGATTCGTTGCTTGCTTTGCTAGTTAATATTTCAATGGACATCGTGTGATTGGTTGAAAACAGTATGCTCAGTGCGGTGAGAAGAAAAAGACTTCCTGGTAGTAATGCTTTCAGAGCCAATAGCCCTGAGTTATAGGCTGCCTTCCACTGTGATTTGTGTACCATCAGATTAATCAAGAGTAGATTACTTGCTGTCCAGGCAAACCAAAACAACAGGATGTTGTCTGCCAAAGCCATTACGACTGTGCTTAACGTAATTGACGATAGATTGAAAAAGTATCGTCTGTAGTTCCTGTCCCCATGCATGTAGCGCATGGAAAAACGGTGAATAATAAAACTGATAAACAGTATCAATGTGGTCAACAACAAGCTCAGCGTGTTAACATTAAATAAAAAAAAGCTGTTTTGGTTTGCAGCGCGTGAAGAAAGAATTAGTGCTAAAAGGCTCAAAACAAAGCCAATACCTATAAATGCGGTGCTGTAGTATGTTGCCAGGATGTTCCTTTTCTTTCCTAACAAGATATACAGAAATATTGCTAACAGGGGCGATAGCATGATGGAAATCGATAGCCCATTTAAAAATTGTTCCACAGTAACTCTCCATTAGAAATTCTGTTCTTATTGTGGAAATATATTAGATATGTTAATATAAGTAAAATTAAAAATATTGATTTGAATTATTAGAAAAACTTATGTCAATTGATACTATAACCTTACAATGCTTTCTGGCAGTAGCTGAAACTCAAAGCTTTACCAAGGCAGCACAGCGGGTTGGTCGCACCCAATCGGCCATCAGCCAACAAATTGCCAAATTGGAAAATCTGATTGAAAAACCTTTAATTAATCGTGGACGTGAACTATCTCTGACTACGGATGGTGAAATTTTTTTAGGCTATGCCAAACGCATTTATGAGCTGCATCGAGAATCTCTCGATCGTTTTAAAGCGCCCGAGTTACAAGGTGAAATCCGCTTCGGTTTACCTGAAGACTTTGCCAGTATTATTTTATCGGATGTCCTTGTTGAATTTTCAAGATTACATCCTCGTGTACTGTTGAATGTGGAATGTGATTTAACTTTGAATCTCATTGAGCGTTTTAATGAAGGCAAATTTGACTTAATTCTCATTAAAACGACTCAGCAGCAGGTTGGTGCTGAGTGTGTCCATGTTTGTACGGAACCCGTTGAGTGGATAGGAAAAAAAGAATTATTACCTCTTGTAGACAAACCAGGTCCAATCCCCTTAGTGCTTTCACCAACACCTTGTGTTTACCGGGGCAATGTGATTGATGCTCTGGATAAAAACCATATTGATTGGCGCCTGGTTTACAGTAGCGCAAGTTATGCGGGAAAAATGGCCGCTGTTCGCGCTGGGTTGGGGATCACTGCTATTCAGCGCAGCATGATCCCTAACTATCTTGAACGGCTTGATTACGATATTCTTCCAGTTTTGAATGATGTGCATGTTTCTTTATTAAAAAAGAGTGAAAGCAATAAAGTGATTGAATCGCTTGAATTTTTTATATTGCAAAAATTAAAGCACTAATAATGCAACAATAACCTAGGGTAAAAGGGATGTTTAGGGAATGAGTGCAAAACCAATTAATTCAATTTTTGATGTATTAGATCGTCAAACAATCTCATCCATCGCGATGATTAGTGTTATTATTAGCTTACTGTCATTGAGCATCCCTATTGCTGCTCAAACACTTGTGAATTTAATCGCTTTTGGCAAGCTATTACAGCCTGTCATTACTTTAAGTTTTATGGTATTGATTTTGATGCTGGCTTTAGGAGCCCTCCATATATGGCAAATTGTAATTATTGAGGTAATCCAGCAAAAACTGATGGTTAAAGTCAGCTTACATTTGACACGACACTTTACTCATTTATCACTAGATAATTTTTCAACACACCATGGACCAGAATTGGTCAATCGCTTTTTTGAAATCGTGACCATCAAAAAATCATTGGCGAGTTTATTGTTATATGGCATAAATTTGGGCTTACAACTTCTTTTTGGACTATTACTGATACTAATTTATCATCCTCTTTTCCTTTTGTTTGATATTTTTATCATTTTTGGCATTGTACTTATCATTTTCATCCCCTACAAAAAAGCATTAGACAGCGCCAAAAAGGAATGCGCTGAAAAGCACGTCGTGGGCGCCTGGCTAGAGGAAATTTTGATTAACCGGTATCTGTTCCGTTTTAATTTATATCACCGCTATGTGACCCAACAAACGGATAAAAAGCTGGTTGCTTTTTTAAAAGCAAGAAATACCCATTTTAAACAGCTTATCAAACATCAAATCGGTTTTTACACACTCTCTGCCTTGGCGAGCAGTCTTTTATTGGGGCTAGGGGGATATCTTGTTATTAATAATCAGTTAAGTTTGGGGCAGTTGGTTGCGGCAGAAATTGTTTTAGGCGCTCTGATATACTCGTTTAAACGTTTCGGTGCCCTTTTAGAAAATTATTATGATTTGGTTGCCTCAGAAAATAAAATCGATGCAGTGCTTAACCTGTCACTTGAACAGGTGAAAGAGGATGAGCACGGTGAGTTATTTTCTCCAATTAATAGTATCCAGTTAGAGATGGACAGCAAGAATAAGGCATTGATAACTGTTGATAAGCCTTTATTGGTGTTTTCGGAAAAATCGGATTTATGCCGATCTTTTATTGAACAATTGTTAGGATTTCGAGATCCTGTTACCCTTCAGGTTCTTATTAATGGGATTCCTTGTGCCAAGAGAAACCTCATTTCTCTGCGTCGTTTTAGTTTATTGATTGCAGAGCCCCAGTGGTTTACTGGGAGCATTTATGACAATTTGGCACTCAATCATCGCAATATGTCTGGCAAAGTCATTATTGAGCAATTAAAAAATGTTGGACTCGCTGATAAAGTGATACAACTGCCGGAAGGTATACACACTATTCTTTATGAGTGGCAGGATGTATTTACTTCAGTTGAAATTACCAAATTGATGCTTGTCAGGGCTATTCTGTTGCAACCTGAATTAATCGTTATTGATCGCGCTTTTGACATTTTTAACTACCAGGAAGTCAATGATATGGTGGGATTGTTATTGACATTAAAAAATACGCTGATAGTAATCGTGAGCCAACATTCTGATTTTAACCATTTAAACAACCGTCTGGTGATTCCCTCATGAAACTGCATGCTTATACAATGATAAGTAAACTGCCTAATCCTCAAAAAATAGGGAAAATAATTTTCACCGTCTTTGTTATCATTATTCTTTTTTTGAGTTTTACTCCATGGCAACAATTTGCATTGGGTAATGGCAAAGTCATTGCCTTTTCACCAACAGAGAGACAACACACCGTTAATTCTCCTATTACTGGACGAATAAAGAAGTGGTATGTCGATGAAGGCATGCGTATCAACCCAGGGGATCCAATAGTCGATATTACTGATAATGACCCGGAACTTTTGTCACGTCTTGAAGTAGAGAAAAAAGCAATTTTGCTTCGCATAGAGGCAGCCAAACAAGCGATTGTTGCAGGCAAAGCTAATGTTGACAGACAAAAAAAATTGTATGAACAGGGAATTAATTCGAAAAGACAATATGAATTGGCCCAAATTGAATACGCAAAATACCAAAATGAGCTGGCGCAGGCGAACATTGATAAAGTGAATGTTGATGTTCGTATCTCCCGTCAAAAAACGCAAATTATTAAAGCTCATGTTGCCGGGATTATTTTTAGGCGTTTGACTGGTCAAGAAAGTGTCGTTGTGAATGCTGGCGACGTATTGGCGCAAATTCTCCCGGAAACGGAATCTCGTGCTGTTGAGCTATGGATTGATGGGAATGATATTCCTTTCGTGCGTCTCAATCAAAAAGCACGGTTACAATTTGAAGGATGGCCTGCTATTCAATTTCGCGGATGGCCAGAAATTGCAGTGGGAACATTTGGGGGAACAGTCTCCTTTATAGACCCCACAGATAATGGATTTGGCTTATTTCGGGTCGTTATTGTTCCTAACGAACCTTGGCCTAGTACGCGTTTTTTAAGGCAAGGAGTACGAGTTCATGGGTGGGTCCAATTGGGTCAAGTTCCTTTATGGTATGAGCTTTGGCGTCAGTATAATGGGTTTCCCCCCGAAAGCGATCGTGAGAATAAAGCATCATGATTTTTTTTTCTTCGGGCAAAAACAGATTGATTGTATTATGCTTGTTCTTCATATTGTCATTCAATTGTTTTCCAAAACCAAGTAAACCTTTGCTACTTGATGCCGTACTTAA
Above is a genomic segment from Legionella pneumophila subsp. pascullei containing:
- a CDS encoding DUF190 domain-containing protein codes for the protein MNIIKVSEKKEMNITLHPMKKIEVIVSGDNENMVAAMMEKANISGFTLLRNVSGKGHHGFHEGKILFNDKASFVMFIAVAPEEAIAKIALGMKTLFQKNSGVMFVSDVSVARVDYFS
- a CDS encoding DUF2309 domain-containing protein, producing MNNLTAINPKIKNDIKTKHSNYKLDNDEVAIRAMVNNVAKQITPVWPLEKFIACNPLHGFESLSFEEAVLQNQTAKKGVPFNEKLERVNWHMIKWCGSFLDIGQGTIEMPHRDKGLYFGFLKLAPFDSTLHQNNKSTKAWLANLPEMPEQAIRLCLDKLGILIKEQEKFLQTTLSHLPGWAGYIKWISEWKNRTGKEENPVSLVDFLAVRLVLTCLLWPEAAQEEKKKEKNNPDAKKIIEKIKNKEDVYRQLLLNKLLPELNQIHLKPKRPDAQMVFCIDVRSEPFRRSIEKLGDYETLGFAGFFGLPVSITDYDNEKKKDSCPVLLKPRFSIYEKPVAANEHCIEHHKKGKAFKKHISRVYQQLKYNFSTPFTLVESLGIWCGITMLLKSCIPLFARRLYKDFDELICPPIQTQPVFELDLFDQEVGISLKEQTAYAEMTLRLMGLTDNFAKLIIFCGHGSSTQNNPYASALDCGACGGNQGGKNAQLLASILNKTAVRRALAENGINIPQDTVFYGAQHDTTTDEVEIYYSNVSQLIHQDILKQLRMDLKAAQHNNNLERINQLKATAPAQKDIARRSADWSETRPEWGLARNAAFIIAPRQLTKNINLEGRCFLHSYDWSQDKEGALLETILTAPMVVAQWINTQYLFSTIDNVAYGSGSKITHNVTGKIGVMQGNGSDLMHGLPLQSVMSNDDTPFHEPQRLLTIAYAPREIVSALIEKQDVLKTLFFNEWVHLVVIDPRNHLFYRLEKTNTWTLIQ
- a CDS encoding proton-conducting transporter membrane subunit, with the protein product MEQFLNGLSISIMLSPLLAIFLYILLGKKRNILATYYSTAFIGIGFVLSLLALILSSRAANQNSFFLFNVNTLSLLLTTLILFISFIIHRFSMRYMHGDRNYRRYFFNLSSITLSTVVMALADNILLFWFAWTASNLLLINLMVHKSQWKAAYNSGLLALKALLPGSLFLLTALSILFSTNHTMSIEILTSKASNESSVAVAIALGFIVLAAMAQSAIWPFHRWLMSSLNSPTPVSALMHAGLVNGGGFLVVKFAPLFVTYDNLLAILFIFGAVTAFLGSVWKLLQWNIKSMLACSTMAQMGFMMMQCGLGLFPAAIAHLCWHGLFKSYLFLNSGSVIQQNKYQLISRPKKWKALVIAIVGGIVGAYGFALITGKPILSLQTTSFLLGFAFITGTQLTLSLIAQEQQLKKVVMTLMLVFTIGIFYGASIHLVESVLPAFKNLPDYQLNAPQGLTLIIFFIIWIVFNLGVFKKIQETKIWDWFYVQMFNASAPHSKTITTNRSTYYY
- a CDS encoding LysR substrate-binding domain-containing protein, with the protein product MSIDTITLQCFLAVAETQSFTKAAQRVGRTQSAISQQIAKLENLIEKPLINRGRELSLTTDGEIFLGYAKRIYELHRESLDRFKAPELQGEIRFGLPEDFASIILSDVLVEFSRLHPRVLLNVECDLTLNLIERFNEGKFDLILIKTTQQQVGAECVHVCTEPVEWIGKKELLPLVDKPGPIPLVLSPTPCVYRGNVIDALDKNHIDWRLVYSSASYAGKMAAVRAGLGITAIQRSMIPNYLERLDYDILPVLNDVHVSLLKKSESNKVIESLEFFILQKLKH
- a CDS encoding ABC transporter transmembrane domain-containing protein, with translation MSAKPINSIFDVLDRQTISSIAMISVIISLLSLSIPIAAQTLVNLIAFGKLLQPVITLSFMVLILMLALGALHIWQIVIIEVIQQKLMVKVSLHLTRHFTHLSLDNFSTHHGPELVNRFFEIVTIKKSLASLLLYGINLGLQLLFGLLLILIYHPLFLLFDIFIIFGIVLIIFIPYKKALDSAKKECAEKHVVGAWLEEILINRYLFRFNLYHRYVTQQTDKKLVAFLKARNTHFKQLIKHQIGFYTLSALASSLLLGLGGYLVINNQLSLGQLVAAEIVLGALIYSFKRFGALLENYYDLVASENKIDAVLNLSLEQVKEDEHGELFSPINSIQLEMDSKNKALITVDKPLLVFSEKSDLCRSFIEQLLGFRDPVTLQVLINGIPCAKRNLISLRRFSLLIAEPQWFTGSIYDNLALNHRNMSGKVIIEQLKNVGLADKVIQLPEGIHTILYEWQDVFTSVEITKLMLVRAILLQPELIVIDRAFDIFNYQEVNDMVGLLLTLKNTLIVIVSQHSDFNHLNNRLVIPS
- a CDS encoding efflux RND transporter periplasmic adaptor subunit, coding for MKLHAYTMISKLPNPQKIGKIIFTVFVIIILFLSFTPWQQFALGNGKVIAFSPTERQHTVNSPITGRIKKWYVDEGMRINPGDPIVDITDNDPELLSRLEVEKKAILLRIEAAKQAIVAGKANVDRQKKLYEQGINSKRQYELAQIEYAKYQNELAQANIDKVNVDVRISRQKTQIIKAHVAGIIFRRLTGQESVVVNAGDVLAQILPETESRAVELWIDGNDIPFVRLNQKARLQFEGWPAIQFRGWPEIAVGTFGGTVSFIDPTDNGFGLFRVVIVPNEPWPSTRFLRQGVRVHGWVQLGQVPLWYELWRQYNGFPPESDRENKAS